In a single window of the Streptomyces sp. NBC_00094 genome:
- a CDS encoding acyl-ACP desaturase, whose protein sequence is MAPIDRSDRSAVRAEFSLLAELQPVVEDNLHRHLEVTKEWFPHEYIPWGEGRDFEGPLGGTAWTPDEATLPDVARTSLVVNLLTEDNLPGYHFAVAQFGKDGAWGNWVNRWTAEEARHGIALRDYLLVTRAVDPRALERARMVHMSTGYERPDGFSALHAIAYAAFQELATRISHRNTGHASADPVCDALLARIAADENLHMVFYRNLVEAAFELAPDTTMEAVRDVVTGFEMPGSTIRDFGRKSAEIAIAGIYDLRLHHDSVVMPILRKLRVFEREGFGPAGEQARTELASFVGQLDTQATSFTDRREGIRASRAKRAAAIAATARADAPARTSAA, encoded by the coding sequence ATGGCACCGATCGACCGTTCCGACCGTTCTGCCGTACGTGCGGAATTCTCCCTGCTCGCCGAGCTCCAGCCGGTGGTGGAGGACAACCTCCACCGTCATCTGGAGGTCACCAAGGAGTGGTTCCCGCACGAGTACATCCCCTGGGGTGAAGGCCGGGACTTCGAGGGACCGCTCGGCGGTACGGCATGGACGCCCGACGAGGCGACCCTGCCGGACGTGGCGCGCACCTCGCTCGTGGTGAACCTGCTGACCGAGGACAACCTTCCCGGCTACCACTTCGCGGTCGCGCAGTTCGGCAAGGACGGGGCCTGGGGCAACTGGGTCAATCGCTGGACGGCAGAGGAGGCCAGGCACGGCATCGCCCTGCGCGACTACCTGCTGGTCACGCGGGCCGTGGACCCCCGGGCCCTGGAGCGCGCCCGGATGGTCCACATGTCGACGGGGTACGAGCGCCCGGACGGGTTCAGCGCGCTGCACGCGATCGCGTACGCGGCCTTCCAGGAGCTCGCCACCCGCATCTCGCACCGCAACACCGGCCACGCCAGCGCCGATCCGGTGTGCGACGCGCTGCTCGCGCGCATCGCGGCGGACGAGAACCTCCACATGGTCTTCTACCGGAACCTGGTCGAGGCCGCGTTCGAGCTGGCTCCGGACACGACGATGGAAGCCGTCCGCGACGTCGTGACCGGCTTCGAGATGCCCGGCTCGACCATCAGGGACTTCGGGCGCAAGTCCGCGGAGATCGCCATCGCGGGCATCTACGACCTGCGGCTGCACCACGACAGCGTGGTCATGCCGATCCTGCGCAAGCTGCGCGTCTTCGAGCGGGAGGGTTTCGGCCCCGCCGGCGAGCAGGCTCGTACCGAACTCGCATCTTTCGTAGGGCAGTTGGATACCCAGGCGACGTCCTTCACGGACCGGCGCGAGGGTATCCGGGCGTCTCGCGCCAAGCGGGCGGCCGCGATCGCGGCCACGGCCCGGGCCGACGCCCCGGCCAGGACCTCGGCCGCCTGA
- a CDS encoding DHA2 family efflux MFS transporter permease subunit, with amino-acid sequence MTTASPQSPSEGTATLDTGSGQQTPDGSVAASATARLALLVASGATFLAVLDTTVVNIAFSDLRTDFPAASLSELTWVVTAYTVVFAALLAVAGRVADVVGRRRLFLWSTVLFTIASVLSGLAPGVGVLVAARALQGVAAAGMIPSALGLVLQHTPAARRSAAVGVWGAVGSMAAAVGPSLGGLLVDVWGWRSVFLINLPIGLAVALIAARGLAGDTPSGRKMPDPVGTLALALGVGGLVFGVTQGTDWGWGSRRVLALLIGGAVLAAAALLRSRRHAAPAIEWDLWRSRTFAASNIASLLFGAAMYAYLLSTLLYLNAVWGYSELKAGLAVTPGAFSAAIGAMVVGKRVGPRGQWAGVFIGSLLFGASCAAMYLLLDSEPQYLAVWLPIGIVAGVGIGAALTGISNAATMALEPQRFASGTGLLMTMRQIGGALGIAVLAAILGRHSIVDDQGYLQVFLACAIGSVAAAAAAPAIRARVRAA; translated from the coding sequence ATGACAACCGCGTCACCACAATCACCCAGCGAGGGCACCGCGACCCTGGACACGGGGAGCGGGCAGCAGACGCCCGACGGCTCCGTGGCGGCGTCGGCCACCGCGCGGCTGGCGCTGCTCGTGGCCTCCGGCGCCACCTTCCTCGCGGTGCTCGACACCACGGTCGTGAACATCGCCTTCTCCGACCTGCGCACCGACTTCCCCGCCGCCTCGCTGTCCGAGCTGACCTGGGTCGTCACGGCGTACACCGTCGTCTTCGCCGCGCTGCTCGCCGTGGCCGGGCGCGTCGCCGACGTCGTCGGACGCCGCCGGCTCTTCCTCTGGTCCACGGTCCTCTTCACCATCGCCTCGGTGCTGAGCGGACTCGCGCCCGGCGTGGGCGTACTCGTCGCCGCCCGCGCGCTCCAGGGGGTGGCGGCGGCCGGCATGATCCCCTCCGCCCTCGGCCTGGTGCTCCAGCACACGCCCGCCGCCCGCAGGTCGGCCGCGGTCGGCGTCTGGGGAGCGGTCGGCAGCATGGCCGCCGCGGTGGGCCCCAGCCTCGGCGGTCTCCTGGTGGACGTGTGGGGCTGGCGCAGCGTGTTCCTGATCAACCTGCCGATCGGCCTCGCCGTCGCACTGATCGCGGCCCGGGGCCTCGCCGGTGACACGCCGAGCGGGCGGAAGATGCCCGACCCGGTGGGCACCCTCGCCCTGGCCCTCGGCGTGGGCGGTCTCGTCTTCGGCGTCACCCAGGGTACGGACTGGGGCTGGGGCAGCCGTCGGGTCCTCGCCCTCCTGATCGGCGGCGCGGTGCTCGCCGCGGCCGCGCTGCTGCGCTCCCGGAGGCACGCCGCGCCCGCCATCGAGTGGGACCTGTGGCGCAGCCGTACCTTCGCCGCGAGCAACATCGCCTCACTGCTGTTCGGCGCGGCCATGTACGCGTACCTCCTCAGCACGCTCCTCTACCTCAACGCGGTATGGGGCTACTCCGAGTTGAAGGCCGGACTCGCGGTCACCCCCGGAGCCTTCAGTGCGGCGATCGGCGCCATGGTCGTCGGCAAGCGGGTCGGACCGCGGGGGCAGTGGGCCGGAGTGTTCATCGGCTCCTTGCTCTTCGGGGCGTCCTGCGCCGCGATGTACCTGCTGCTCGACAGCGAACCCCAGTACCTCGCGGTCTGGCTGCCCATCGGGATCGTGGCCGGAGTGGGCATCGGGGCGGCCCTCACCGGCATCTCCAACGCGGCCACCATGGCGCTCGAACCGCAGCGGTTCGCCTCCGGCACCGGCCTGCTGATGACGATGCGCCAGATCGGCGGCGCCCTCGGCATCGCGGTCCTGGCGGCGATCCTCGGACGTCACAGCATCGTCGACGACCAGGGCTACCTGCAGGTGTTCCTGGCGTGCGCGATCGGCTCGGTCGCGGCCGCGGCGGCGGCCCCGGCGATCCGCGCCCGCGTCCGGGCGGCCTGA
- a CDS encoding adenylosuccinate lyase family protein, whose translation MTAEDTADGTTDGTTGGIVPPVDHVLDAGLLSPVRAGTPAEAATSDGAWLQAMLDAEAALVRAQARLGNVPEAAARTIGELARADRLDLRALAVRSRGAANPVVALVQAFTELVAEKDPAAADYVHRGSTSQDIFDTALMLVAGRTLDLLVADLDHIAGSLGRLAGEHAHTLMAGRTLALHAVPTTFGLKAAGWLSAVRAAADRLRELRAHGLPVQLGGAAGTLAGYVEYERLHRGADSPGYAKRLTELFAAETGLVAPALPWHSHRLPIAALAGELALATGVLGKVAVDVQSLARTETAEVSEPAAAGRGVSSAMPQKRNPALATLIRSAALQVPAYASVLTHTMLSEDERSAGAWHAEWQPLRECLRLAGGAAHTARELVAGLEVHPERMRANLNLTGGLIVSERLAAVLAPVLGKTAAKDVMSRASAQAAASGRPLGDVLAGMAEIGGRFSDEDLARLLDPAGYTGAAGELVERTLER comes from the coding sequence ATGACCGCCGAAGACACTGCCGACGGAACCACCGACGGAACCACCGGTGGAATCGTTCCGCCCGTGGACCACGTACTGGATGCCGGCCTGCTCAGCCCGGTGCGGGCCGGTACCCCCGCGGAAGCGGCCACCTCCGACGGCGCCTGGTTGCAGGCGATGCTGGACGCCGAGGCGGCGCTGGTCCGCGCTCAGGCGCGGCTCGGCAACGTGCCGGAGGCGGCGGCCCGGACGATCGGGGAGCTGGCCCGGGCCGATCGCCTGGATCTGCGGGCTCTCGCCGTCCGGAGCCGTGGTGCGGCGAACCCGGTCGTGGCCCTGGTGCAGGCGTTCACCGAACTGGTGGCGGAGAAGGACCCGGCGGCCGCGGACTACGTGCACCGGGGTTCCACCAGCCAGGACATCTTCGACACGGCGCTGATGCTGGTGGCCGGCCGAACCCTGGACCTGCTGGTGGCCGATCTGGACCACATCGCCGGTTCGCTGGGCCGGCTGGCCGGCGAGCACGCGCACACCCTGATGGCCGGCCGCACCCTCGCGCTGCACGCCGTACCGACGACCTTCGGCCTCAAGGCCGCCGGATGGCTGTCCGCGGTACGCGCGGCGGCGGACCGGCTGCGGGAGCTGCGGGCCCACGGGCTGCCCGTTCAACTGGGCGGCGCTGCAGGCACGTTGGCCGGGTACGTCGAGTACGAGCGGCTGCACCGCGGCGCCGATTCGCCGGGCTACGCGAAGCGGCTCACGGAGCTGTTCGCGGCGGAGACGGGGCTGGTCGCGCCGGCGCTGCCCTGGCACAGTCACCGACTGCCGATCGCCGCGCTGGCCGGTGAACTAGCCCTGGCCACCGGGGTCCTGGGGAAGGTCGCGGTGGACGTGCAGTCGCTGGCCCGGACCGAGACCGCCGAGGTCTCGGAGCCGGCCGCGGCCGGCCGGGGGGTCTCCTCGGCGATGCCGCAGAAGCGCAACCCCGCCCTGGCCACCTTGATCCGCTCGGCCGCGCTGCAGGTTCCCGCCTACGCGAGCGTCCTGACACACACGATGCTGTCCGAGGACGAGCGCTCGGCCGGCGCCTGGCACGCGGAGTGGCAGCCGCTGCGCGAGTGTCTGCGCCTGGCCGGCGGCGCCGCGCACACCGCGCGTGAACTGGTGGCCGGCCTGGAGGTCCATCCCGAACGCATGCGGGCCAACCTGAATCTGACGGGTGGTCTGATCGTCTCGGAGCGGCTGGCCGCGGTGCTGGCACCCGTACTCGGCAAGACCGCCGCGAAGGACGTGATGAGCCGCGCGTCGGCGCAGGCGGCGGCTTCGGGCCGGCCGCTCGGGGACGTCCTGGCGGGGATGGCGGAGATCGGCGGACGGTTCTCGGACGAGGACCTCGCGCGCCTGCTCGACCCCGCGGGCTACACGGGAGCCGCCGGCGAACTGGTCGAGCGGACGCTGGAGCGATAG
- a CDS encoding FAD/NAD(P)-binding protein yields the protein MATRRLDVCLIGAGPRGLSLLERICANAASHPDEDRITVHVVDPHPPGAGQVWRTDQSEHLLMNTVASQVTMFTDESVEIEGPLVPGPSLYEWARFLVLIGPMDDRRYEEKVMAEARSLGPDSYPSRAFYGHYLEWVFARVTKTAPDRLTTVVHRARAVALREEPGGATRTVLLDDGTAIDRLDAVVLAQGHLPVRRSRRQRELADFAAAYGLRYIAPANPADVDLSRVRPGETVALLGLGLNFFDYMSLLTHGRGGRYSRVSGRLVYEPSGREPRMVAGSRRGLPFHSRGDNQKGAHGRHWPAVLTPDVIAELQEQSRQHGGIDFRTTLWPLVSKEVETVYYAALLSSAGRPAEAEALRTAYLEAKPGSDREREVLDAFGVEERDRWDWARIAQPCADRDFTSVEDFTGWLLDHLHEDLRAARNGNVDGPLKAALDVLRDLRNELRMIVDHGGLAGRSHREDLDGWYTPLNAFLSIGPPARRVEEAIALIEAGVLRVLGPDVVSAVDAASGVFTVESAAVPGSAATATTLIEARLPEIDLRTTADPLLRQLLEAGKCRPYEVSDPDGTVYQTGGLAVTGAPFHLIDAEGRPNPRCFAFGVPTESVHWATAAGIRPGVNSVTLQDSDAMARAVLDLSGKLGADSEMIGELAR from the coding sequence ATGGCCACCCGACGGCTCGACGTCTGCCTCATTGGTGCCGGGCCCCGCGGGCTCTCGCTCCTGGAGCGGATCTGTGCGAATGCCGCGTCGCACCCCGACGAGGACCGGATCACCGTGCACGTGGTCGATCCGCACCCGCCGGGAGCGGGCCAGGTGTGGCGCACCGACCAGTCCGAGCACCTGCTGATGAACACGGTGGCCTCCCAGGTCACCATGTTCACCGACGAGAGCGTGGAGATCGAGGGGCCGCTGGTTCCGGGACCGAGCCTGTACGAGTGGGCGCGGTTCCTCGTCCTGATCGGCCCCATGGACGACCGGCGTTACGAGGAGAAGGTGATGGCCGAGGCCCGCTCGCTGGGCCCCGACTCCTATCCGTCCCGCGCGTTCTACGGCCACTACCTGGAGTGGGTCTTCGCCCGGGTCACCAAGACGGCGCCGGACCGGTTGACGACCGTCGTGCACCGGGCGCGCGCGGTGGCCCTGCGGGAGGAGCCGGGCGGCGCCACACGGACCGTCCTGCTCGACGACGGCACGGCGATCGACCGGCTGGACGCCGTGGTGCTCGCCCAGGGTCACCTGCCGGTACGCCGCTCCCGCCGCCAGCGCGAACTGGCGGACTTCGCCGCGGCGTACGGCCTGCGCTACATCGCCCCGGCCAACCCCGCGGACGTGGACCTGTCCCGGGTGCGGCCTGGCGAGACGGTGGCCCTGCTCGGTCTGGGCCTGAACTTCTTCGACTACATGTCGCTGCTGACGCACGGCCGGGGCGGCCGGTACTCCCGGGTCTCGGGGCGCCTCGTGTACGAGCCGTCCGGACGTGAGCCGCGGATGGTCGCGGGCTCCCGCCGTGGGCTGCCCTTCCACTCGCGCGGTGACAACCAGAAGGGCGCCCACGGCCGTCACTGGCCGGCCGTCCTGACCCCCGACGTGATCGCGGAGCTCCAGGAGCAGTCCCGGCAGCACGGTGGCATCGACTTCCGTACGACGCTGTGGCCGCTGGTCTCCAAGGAGGTGGAGACCGTCTACTACGCGGCGCTGCTCTCCTCCGCCGGCCGGCCCGCGGAGGCCGAGGCGCTACGCACCGCCTATCTGGAGGCCAAGCCGGGCAGCGACCGGGAGCGGGAGGTGCTGGACGCCTTCGGGGTCGAGGAGCGGGACCGCTGGGACTGGGCCCGGATCGCCCAGCCGTGCGCGGACCGGGACTTCACGTCCGTCGAGGACTTCACCGGCTGGCTCCTCGACCACCTGCACGAGGATCTGCGGGCGGCCCGGAACGGCAACGTCGACGGCCCGCTCAAGGCGGCGCTCGACGTCCTGCGCGACCTGCGCAACGAGCTGCGGATGATCGTCGACCACGGCGGGTTGGCGGGTCGGTCGCACCGCGAGGACCTGGACGGCTGGTACACGCCGCTGAACGCCTTCCTGTCCATCGGCCCGCCGGCGCGGCGCGTCGAGGAGGCCATCGCCCTGATCGAGGCCGGAGTGCTGCGCGTGCTCGGCCCCGACGTCGTGTCCGCCGTGGACGCGGCCTCGGGGGTGTTCACCGTCGAGTCCGCCGCGGTGCCCGGTTCGGCGGCCACGGCGACCACCCTGATCGAGGCACGGCTCCCGGAGATCGACCTGAGGACGACCGCCGACCCGCTGCTGCGTCAGCTCCTCGAGGCGGGGAAGTGCCGCCCGTACGAGGTCAGCGACCCGGACGGTACGGTGTACCAGACGGGCGGACTGGCCGTCACCGGCGCGCCGTTCCATCTGATCGACGCCGAGGGCCGCCCGAACCCGCGCTGCTTCGCCTTCGGGGTGCCCACCGAGTCCGTGCACTGGGCGACGGCGGCGGGGATCCGTCCCGGGGTGAACTCGGTGACGCTGCAGGACTCGGACGCCATGGCCCGCGCCGTACTGGACCTGTCCGGGAAGCTGGGCGCGGACAGCGAGATGATCGGAGAGCTGGCCCGATGA
- a CDS encoding prephenate dehydrogenase, with translation MFSAAVVGTGLIGTSIALALRDQGVVPHLLDRDPESARTAADLGAGVVGFPREPVDLAVIAVPPQHVALVLKEHQLLGLAHDFTDVASVKDRPQREAAELGCDLSRFVGGHPMGGREQSGPLAAQRGLFHGRPWVLTPSAASRESAVDRVKELAELCGAHPVVMTQSDHDRAVALTSHAPHVVATLLAARLLSGDDCQLRLSGQGLRDTTRIASGDPGLWTDILGSNAGAVADVLTEFASDLQVVVEALRDLGTRVPEQPHTSTAQLTSALVRGVQGRARVPAPASGGLHLSGAAAHG, from the coding sequence ATGTTCAGCGCGGCAGTGGTCGGAACCGGCCTGATCGGTACGTCGATCGCGCTGGCCCTGCGGGACCAGGGTGTGGTCCCCCACCTGCTGGACAGGGATCCCGAGTCGGCGCGCACCGCGGCCGATCTCGGCGCGGGCGTCGTGGGGTTCCCTCGCGAGCCGGTCGACCTGGCCGTCATCGCGGTTCCGCCGCAGCATGTCGCCCTGGTGCTCAAGGAGCACCAACTGCTGGGCCTGGCCCACGATTTCACGGATGTGGCGAGCGTCAAGGATCGGCCGCAGCGGGAGGCGGCCGAGCTGGGATGCGACCTGTCCCGTTTCGTGGGCGGGCACCCCATGGGGGGCCGGGAGCAGTCGGGGCCGCTGGCGGCCCAGCGGGGTCTGTTCCACGGCCGGCCGTGGGTGCTCACCCCCTCGGCGGCCAGCCGCGAGTCGGCCGTCGACCGCGTCAAGGAGCTCGCCGAGCTCTGCGGTGCCCACCCGGTCGTGATGACGCAGAGTGATCACGACCGGGCCGTGGCCCTCACCTCGCACGCACCGCACGTGGTGGCGACCCTGCTCGCGGCCCGCCTGCTGTCGGGGGACGACTGTCAACTCCGGCTCTCCGGGCAGGGGTTGCGCGACACCACCCGGATCGCCTCCGGCGACCCGGGGCTGTGGACCGACATCCTCGGCTCCAACGCCGGCGCCGTGGCGGATGTCCTCACGGAGTTCGCCTCGGACCTGCAGGTGGTGGTCGAGGCCCTGCGGGACCTGGGAACCCGGGTCCCGGAACAGCCCCACACCAGCACGGCTCAGCTCACCTCGGCACTGGTCCGGGGCGTGCAGGGCCGGGCCCGCGTCCCGGCTCCGGCCTCCGGCGGGCTCCACCTCAGCGGTGCGGCCGCCCACGGCTGA
- a CDS encoding phytanoyl-CoA dioxygenase family protein — MTVQESELFTLTEEERALLPTDEDVAFYAEHGWYLSKKLFTDEEIDLLESASENFYAGHRDRTLPVRPPKLAYWTPERGQVQRHNDYIHYEDDTIGRILRKPLLGAVAARLAEADEIRVFQSTLILKPPVAQEQSNIVPWHFDRHYWSTSTSERMLTAFIPFHDCGEEMGTITMVDGSHRWQETAENDATSLHFAERDRSELDVMLEENAAHNGSEVVKIPVHIPKGHVNFHHCRTYHGSGANVSDRPRRAISFHLQDGDNRYRDFTRSDGTPVAYNHDVLVRRTAEGTPDYSDPEYCPVLWSSR; from the coding sequence GTGACTGTCCAGGAATCCGAGCTGTTCACCCTGACCGAGGAGGAGCGGGCGCTCCTCCCCACCGACGAGGACGTCGCGTTCTACGCGGAGCACGGCTGGTACCTGTCGAAGAAGCTGTTCACCGACGAGGAGATCGACCTCCTCGAGTCGGCCAGTGAGAACTTCTACGCCGGCCACCGCGATCGCACGCTGCCCGTGCGGCCGCCCAAGCTCGCGTACTGGACGCCCGAGCGCGGCCAGGTGCAGCGGCACAACGACTACATCCACTACGAGGACGACACGATCGGCCGCATCCTGCGCAAGCCGCTGCTCGGCGCGGTGGCCGCGCGGCTCGCCGAGGCCGACGAGATACGGGTCTTCCAGTCCACCCTCATCCTCAAGCCGCCGGTCGCCCAGGAGCAGTCGAACATCGTGCCCTGGCACTTCGACCGGCACTACTGGTCGACGTCCACCTCCGAGCGGATGCTGACCGCGTTCATCCCCTTCCACGACTGTGGCGAGGAGATGGGCACCATCACCATGGTCGACGGCAGTCACCGCTGGCAGGAGACCGCCGAGAACGACGCGACGTCGCTGCACTTCGCGGAGCGCGACCGCAGCGAGCTCGACGTCATGCTGGAGGAGAACGCGGCGCACAACGGCTCCGAGGTCGTGAAGATCCCGGTCCACATCCCCAAGGGCCACGTCAACTTCCACCACTGCCGCACCTATCACGGCAGCGGGGCCAACGTCAGCGACCGGCCGCGCCGGGCCATCTCCTTCCACCTGCAGGACGGCGACAACCGGTACCGGGACTTCACCCGCTCGGACGGCACGCCGGTCGCGTACAACCACGACGTGCTGGTGCGCCGGACCGCCGAGGGAACCCCCGACTACAGCGACCCCGAGTACTGCCCTGTGTTGTGGAGCAGCCGCTGA
- the hppD gene encoding 4-hydroxyphenylpyruvate dioxygenase, producing MNIGAVDHVEFYVGDAQQSAFFLCTAFGFRLCGQAGPETGRHDRRSLLLRQGGISVVLTSALTPEHPAAGYVALHGDGVANIAFEVTDAAKAFATAVERGATAVEEVTVHSRGGTEVVTASVLGFGDVAHRFVQRTGDRDDFLPGVMDIFAPDPDEPEQVLTTVDHAAICLPAGQLRDTVAFYEKVFGFEQIFEEFIEVGEQAMDSKVVQSPSGQVTFTLIEPVTDRKPGQIDGFLARHGGAGVQHLALLSDDIVSAVGTLESRGVRFLETPDTYYSELEERLGSPDLKIADLRRTNVLVDQDHWGQVFQIFTQSLHVRRTFFWEVIDRHGARTFGSGNIKALYEAVAREKATA from the coding sequence GTGAATATCGGGGCCGTTGACCATGTCGAGTTCTATGTCGGGGACGCCCAGCAGTCGGCGTTCTTCCTCTGCACCGCGTTCGGCTTCCGTCTGTGCGGCCAGGCCGGCCCCGAGACGGGCCGGCACGACCGGCGCTCCCTGCTGCTGCGCCAGGGCGGCATCTCCGTCGTCCTCACCTCCGCGCTGACCCCCGAGCACCCGGCGGCCGGTTACGTGGCGCTGCACGGCGACGGCGTGGCCAACATCGCCTTCGAGGTGACCGATGCCGCGAAGGCGTTCGCGACGGCCGTCGAGCGCGGTGCCACCGCGGTCGAGGAGGTCACGGTGCACAGCCGGGGCGGCACCGAGGTCGTCACGGCCTCCGTGCTCGGCTTCGGCGACGTCGCGCACCGGTTCGTGCAGCGGACCGGGGACCGCGACGACTTCCTGCCCGGAGTCATGGACATCTTCGCCCCGGACCCCGACGAGCCCGAGCAGGTGCTGACCACCGTGGACCACGCGGCGATCTGCCTTCCCGCGGGTCAGCTGCGCGACACGGTGGCCTTCTACGAGAAGGTCTTCGGCTTCGAGCAGATCTTCGAGGAGTTCATCGAGGTCGGCGAGCAGGCCATGGACTCCAAGGTGGTCCAGAGCCCGTCCGGGCAGGTCACCTTCACCCTGATCGAGCCGGTGACCGACCGCAAGCCCGGTCAGATCGACGGCTTCCTGGCCCGCCACGGCGGTGCCGGCGTGCAGCACCTGGCCCTGCTCTCCGACGACATCGTCTCGGCCGTCGGGACCCTGGAGAGCCGGGGCGTGCGGTTCCTGGAGACGCCGGACACGTACTACTCCGAGCTGGAGGAGCGTCTCGGCAGCCCGGACCTGAAGATCGCGGACCTGCGGCGCACCAACGTCCTGGTCGACCAGGACCACTGGGGCCAGGTCTTCCAGATCTTCACCCAGTCCCTGCACGTCCGCCGGACCTTCTTCTGGGAGGTCATCGACCGGCACGGGGCCCGCACGTTCGGCAGCGGCAACATCAAGGCCCTCTACGAGGCCGTGGCCCGTGAGAAGGCCACCGCCTGA
- a CDS encoding beta-ketoacyl synthase: MSGRGAAPAAVVTGIGTFTPLGRGAGETFDALCHGKSGLRRPPEGHLLAGTVDAAGIAPDIAAGDVLPPSEGRLVDRYALMALAAADDALADSGIVVGRDVDPYRVAVVVSSGAGGLTTYEAQSLARVERGPTAVSPYLLPGMLPNMAAARIAIKYGIRGWSSAIATACAAGAHAVAEAARLIRYGEADVVVCGGAEAPLNPTSALAFSHARALATRWEDPEAASRPFDRRRNGFVLSEGAGVLVVERAGLADARGAAGYADLLGWGATTDAFRPTAPRPDGEGAAASMRGALATAGLVPDDIDYINAHGTSTKLGDVAETKAVRAVFGDRSPAVSSTKSMTGHLLGGSGAVEAAFCALAISRGQLPPTHNLDEIDPACDLDHVRGGAREQQVRAVISNSFAFGGHNVSLLLGAPTTRKKR, translated from the coding sequence GTGAGCGGGCGCGGCGCGGCCCCGGCCGCCGTCGTCACGGGCATCGGCACCTTCACCCCGCTCGGCCGGGGCGCGGGCGAGACCTTCGACGCGCTCTGCCACGGCAAGTCCGGGCTGCGCAGGCCGCCCGAGGGCCATCTGCTCGCCGGCACGGTGGACGCGGCGGGCATCGCACCCGACATCGCCGCCGGTGACGTCCTGCCGCCGAGTGAGGGCCGGCTGGTCGACCGGTACGCCCTGATGGCGCTGGCCGCCGCGGACGACGCCCTGGCCGACTCGGGCATCGTCGTCGGCCGTGACGTCGACCCGTACCGGGTCGCGGTGGTCGTCTCCAGCGGTGCCGGTGGCCTGACCACGTACGAGGCACAGTCGCTGGCCCGGGTCGAGCGCGGCCCGACCGCGGTGAGCCCGTACCTGCTGCCCGGCATGCTGCCGAACATGGCGGCAGCCCGTATCGCCATCAAGTACGGGATACGCGGCTGGAGTTCGGCGATCGCCACGGCGTGCGCCGCCGGCGCCCACGCCGTCGCGGAGGCCGCCCGGCTGATCCGCTACGGCGAGGCCGACGTGGTGGTCTGCGGCGGCGCCGAGGCACCGCTCAACCCGACCTCCGCGCTGGCGTTCAGTCACGCCAGGGCGCTGGCCACGCGCTGGGAGGACCCGGAGGCCGCCAGCCGCCCGTTCGACCGCCGCCGCAACGGCTTCGTGCTGTCCGAGGGCGCGGGTGTCCTGGTCGTGGAACGTGCCGGTCTTGCGGACGCCCGGGGCGCCGCCGGGTACGCCGACCTGCTGGGCTGGGGCGCCACCACCGACGCGTTCCGTCCCACGGCGCCGCGGCCGGACGGCGAGGGGGCCGCGGCCAGTATGCGCGGGGCGCTCGCGACGGCCGGGCTCGTGCCCGACGACATCGACTACATCAACGCGCACGGCACCTCGACCAAGCTGGGCGACGTCGCCGAGACCAAGGCCGTCCGGGCCGTCTTCGGCGACCGGTCCCCGGCCGTCAGCAGTACGAAGTCGATGACCGGCCACCTCCTGGGTGGATCCGGCGCGGTCGAGGCGGCCTTCTGCGCGCTCGCGATCTCGCGCGGGCAGCTCCCGCCGACCCACAACCTCGACGAGATCGACCCGGCCTGCGACCTGGACCACGTCCGCGGCGGAGCCCGTGAGCAGCAGGTCCGCGCCGTGATCTCCAACTCGTTCGCCTTCGGCGGCCACAACGTCAGCCTGCTGCTCGGCGCGCCGACCACGCGCAAGAAGCGCTAG